The DNA region ggaaatttaaatatgccagttagaatgtttaatatcacatttatatctactcgtaatgcatataggtggtctaaatccaaccgttaaggagatatggggctttaaaatagcaaatggcggccattttgaatttatgctaattaacccacttcccgatgtccgattttggtaaactttggatatgatgttcATGTTCACCATATcaaccaaataaaacaaaaaaaaattctgttgcaatttgttctaggttcaacCATATTTTTACTGGACTAATAAGCTAAATTAGTATGTAAAAATTCTCAACAAATatagatgaatgaatgaatgaatgaatgaatatagaAAGTGTTTGCcaacatttaataaaacaaaaataggaTGATTAATACTTTCACAACCGCGTCTGAGACATGTCATGTCCAGTTCTAAGTGTGAAAAGACTTATTATGTTAAATCATGTTATATACACACCTGTATCGTTAATATCGTCTCTTAGGGCATCATTCATCGACTCCAACTCTTGAATAGGTAAATTCACTCAAACAAAAAAGGGTTGCCTTATTAAAACTCTAGTTCATGCTattctaggcctatttattttaactATAATCAGACTTTCTGGTAAACAATGCCATTGTATAACTAGCACTATAACACTGTTGTCTCTTGCTATAATCATTGTACTTAAGATTGTTAAGATTTATGAGATAAACACACCTCCATCATTAAAACAGACTGTAGTATGAAAGAATGAATGCGATCTGGTGGTGGAGGATCCAATGTCAGTCATCTttctgtaaataaatgaattagttatttatatttgaaaaaGTAATTATCTCAGATTTCTTGAGAATTTGTTGCAGACTCTCGATTCAATAGGATGATGGGTTTTTGAAAGTCATTCCTTCTGGAAGACCCGTAATTTTCCACTTTCCTTTCTCAATTTCTGTTTCGATATTCAAACTGATAAAAAAACTCGTGAACTCAGATTGACTTGAATAGTGGATTTATTGTGCTTTGTGCAAAGCTTTTTTGCTTTGCTATGCGCTTAACCATGGCGGttgtttttaacaatttgtCGAAGCTTCCAAATCTTTTAATGTTAATAGGGCTTTCTATCATTTCCTCTACGTCTGCCACCATGATCACTCCAACTCTTTCTGGTATGTCCGAAACGCTACAACTCTGAGAGATTGGCCATTGCTCTAAAGGATTTCTCATGAATTCTGGCCCCTGGAACCACTGTTTATTCTCTTCTAAACATTTGCTCGTAATACTCCTAGAAATAATATCTGCAATGTTATCTTTGCCGGCAACCCAGAACCAGTCAGTAGAGTCACTAAACTGCTGAATTTCTCCTATTCTGGTCGCAGCGAATGTTTTAAAACCATAGCTCTCTTTCTGTATCATGGATCGGACAATTTCGCTGTCTACTAGGTATAAAACCCTTACAAACGGGATTCTGCTCTCTTATCTGATTGTTTTTGCTAGTCGCACACTCATTACTGCCGCGCTCAACTCCAACCTGACTATACTTGTTATTCTCACGGGGGCAACTCTACTTTTAGCAGCCATCAAGCGAGATTCGAAGACCCCAAGATTCGTCTCATATCTGATGTAGGCAACTGTCCCCATAGCTTCTTCTGAGGCATCTGAGAACATTATCAACGTAGGGTTTTCGCTTTGTTTGCTTGGTTTTACACTTCGAGGTATTGACACCTTTTCGCAATTTTTAACATCCTTTAGAAAGCTGCGCTATTCGTCTAAGTCTCCCGGCTCAATTTCTTGATCCCAATCCACCTTCTTTCCCCACAAATTTCTCAGTAGTATCTTTGCTCTTACGGTCACCGGAGATAGTAACCCCAATGGATCATATATGGAATTGGCTGCACCTAAGCATTTCCTCTTAGTCAGGCTTCCTACTTCTTCGCAGTACGTTGGTACTGGTACCTTTAGCTTATCGTCTCGGGGGTTCCATTCTAACCCTAAAAATTTTGTAGTGTCCATGTTTACACCTGAGATGGTCCATTCTTTTACATTGAAACTTCCTTTGCTCAGTATAGCGTTGATCTCTTCGGATCTCTCGTAGGCCTTTTCTACGGTCTGTAGATTATCGGCTATATCGTCCATATACACGTTTTCCTGTAGCGTTTGTGCTGCTTCCGGAAACAGTTCTGCCGAAAGCTCTGCTGTCTTTTGTAGTGCTCTTATAGCCATAGTAGCAGATGGTCCATCTCCAAAATTCACCGCTGTGACACAAGAAGTGTGAATTGGACGATCTATCTCCATATTCCTCCAAAGAAAGCGATGGGTATGCTGGTCCAACATTGAAATATCAATACTGTGGTACATTTTCTTGATATCTTACTTGAATCTTACTTGAATCTTCGGGCTCTTGATTAAGGCAAATGCCTTTTAAACGCCCTCCATTTCTTCTGTATTTATCTAGAATTGGTAGCAAAATTTATCTCCCATTGCTCTGTCTTTGTTTAGTTGATCCTTGAATGCATTTATGTTTTCTGCTTGTACTGTAGTGTGGTATAGATTGTTCCATGTGTTGACGATTCTACATGAAAAGGAGTGGCTTCTGATTTTCAGTCG from Antedon mediterranea chromosome 2, ecAntMedi1.1, whole genome shotgun sequence includes:
- the LOC140039335 gene encoding uncharacterized protein; the protein is MEIDRPIHTSCVTAVNFGDGPSATMAIRALQKTAELSAELFPEAAQTLQENVYMDDIADNLQTVEKAYERSEEINAILSKGSFNVKEWTISGVNMDTTKFLGLEWNPRDDKLKVPVPTYCEEVGSLTKRKCLGAANSIYDPLGLLSPVTVRAKILLRNLWGKKVDWDQEIEPGDLDE